One segment of Daphnia magna isolate NIES linkage group LG2, ASM2063170v1.1, whole genome shotgun sequence DNA contains the following:
- the LOC116917260 gene encoding LOW QUALITY PROTEIN: zinc metalloproteinase nas-6 (The sequence of the model RefSeq protein was modified relative to this genomic sequence to represent the inferred CDS: deleted 1 base in 1 codon), which yields MFQITFLAFVLIGMNNHKVIYGAPTPDGNNELPESKITKMTFDSSRDPIGEMPGEPLSPADFKNAKELTLGPNFHDFVDGSPNGLGGQKGLFEGDIVGVLAKETATVTGQKNGTKMNSAVVDMTLTWPSGTVPYVISASFGKRERTLIAKAILEFHNKTCLRFVPRTNQDDYINILNANGCSSNVGRAGGEQQVSLGMGCFYVGIIMHELMHAVGFWHEQSRTDRDDHIIIHWKNIMKGMEYNFQKYDQGRIQYLGLPYDTGSIMHYDAYAFAEDKRYPTITSKKSDEQLGQRNGFSDSDVLKLNRLYKCKTNSSEQTSVTTSPAATRLKPTPVKEKEKSKDRCLDDHKYCKIWTERGECARNSWMAIHCRKSCNQCDGQCSNLNENCIRWAQSGECQKNSSYMKIYCRKSCHLCDDTDRSSDCVDDDRMCPAWATRDGCKANSNFMQLHCRKSCGEC from the exons ATGTTCCAAATAACGTTTTTGGCGTTCGTGCTCATTGGAATGAACAATCACAAAGTAATTTATGGCGCTCCCACACCTGACGGCAATAACGAGCTTCCTGAATCCAAAATTACCAAGATGACGTTTGACAGCAGCAGGGATCCG ATTGGAGAAATGCCTGGCGAGCCCCTCAGCCCagcagattttaaaaatgcaaagGAATTGA CTTTGGGGCCGAATTTTCATGATTTCGTTGACGGTAGTCCAAACGGACTGGGTGGCCAGAAAGGCCTTTTTGAAGGCGACATCGTCGGCGTGTTAGCTAAAGAAACGGCCACAGTAACAGGACAAAAAAACGGGACAAAG ATGAACAGTGCCGTCGTCGACATGACCCTCACTTGGCCATCCGGTACCGTACCGTACGTTATTTCAGCATCTTTCG GAAAACGGGAACGAACTTTAATCGCCAAGGCCATTCTTGAATTTCACAACAAGACGTGTCTCCGTTTTGTACCGCGTACGAACCAGGATGACTACATCAATATCTTAAATGCAAATGG ttgTAGCAGCAACGTTGGTCGTGCAGGTGGAGAACAGCAAGTCTCTTTG GGCATGGGATGTTTTTACGTCGGCATCATCATGCACGAATTAATGCACGCCGTTGGGTTCTGG CACGAGCAAAGCCGTACCGACCGCGATGATCACATCATAATCCACTGGAAAAACATAATGAAAG GGATGGAATACAATTTCCAGAAATACGATCAAGGCCGCATTCAATAC TTAGGCCTACCCTACGACACAG GATCCATTATGCACTATGACGCTTACGCGTTCGCTGAAGACAAGCGCTACCCTACGATTACATCTAAGAAGAGCGACGAGCAACTGGGACAGCGGAATGGGTTTAGTGAT TCGGACGTGTTGAAGTTGAACCGGTTGTACAAATGTAAAACAAATTCGAGCGAACAAACGTCAGTTACAACCTCGCCTGCTGCCACTCGGTTGAAACCAACTCCCG tcaaagaaaaagaaaagtctaaAGATAGATGCCTGGACGACCACAAATATTGCAAGATTTGGACGGAGAGAGGAGAATGCGCAAGAAATTCTTGGATGGCAATTCACTGCCGCAAATCTTGCAATCAGTGCG ATGGCCAGTGTAGTAATTTGAACGAAAATTGCATCCGATg GGCCCAATCCGGCGAGTGTCAAAAGAATAGTTCGTACATGAAAATCTATTGTCGTAAATCTTGCCATTTATGCG ATGACACAGATAGATCTTCTGATTGCGTCGACGACGATCGTATGTGCCCCGCATGGGCGACAAGGGATGGCTGCAAGGCCAATTCGAATTTCATGCAGCTACACTGCAGGAAATCGTGTGGTGAATGCTAA